Genomic window (Verrucomicrobiia bacterium):
CAAGCCGCTGGCGGGAATGGTCAGTAGCCACGCCCAAACAATCCGTTCCACCACCTTAAGGCGAAGGTGATTGAATCCCTTGGCGCAACCGACGCCCATGATTGAGGTCGTGATGGCGTGCGTGGTGGAAACGGGCATGCCGAAGTGGGCGGCGGCCAGCAATACCGAGGCGCCGGTGGCTTCAGCGGCGAAGCCGTGGACCGGATGCAGTTTGACCATTTTGTGCCCCAGGGTTTTGATGATGCGCCAACCGCCGACGGCTGTGCCGGCGCACATGGTCAGGGCGCAGACGATTTTGATCCAGGTGGCGATGGGCAGAGATTCACCGGCGGGGACATCCGGCGTTTTCAGAAAGCTCAACCACTCCGGGAGATGGTGAAAAGCGCCGCCGGTGGTGGCGGCAACGAGGGCCAGGGCAATGATGCCCATGGTCTTTTGGGCGTCATTCGTACCGTGGCTGTAACCCATGTAGGCGGCGCTGAGCAATTGCAATTTTCCAAAGGTGCGATTCACCGTGGTCGGCCGCCAGTTGCGCAGGAGCAAGTACAGCAGGCCCATGCAGCCGAAGCCAAAGACGAAACCCAAAACCGGAGAGATCACCATGGGGACGACAACTTTCCACAAGATGCCCTTGCCCAACCACCAATGTTCGGCGTTGGGAATGGACCAGATGATGACGGACCAATCGTTGCCGGCGGCGGCCAGGCACGCGCCGCAAAGGCCGCCCACCAAGGCGTGGGAGGAACTGGAGGGTAATCCCGCCCACCAGGTGATGAGGTTCCAGATGATGGCCGCGATGAGCGCGCCACACAGCACCGACATGGTGGCGATCTTTGAGTCCACCAAACCGGAGGCCATCGTGGTGGCCACGGCCGTCCCATGAAAAGCCCCGACCAGGTTGGTCACGGCGGCCAGCATCACGGCCTGGCGCGGCGAGAGAACCTTGGTGGCCACCACGGTGGCGATGGAATTGGCCGTGTCGTGGAAGCCGTTGATGTAATTAAACAAGAGCGCCACGAAGATGACGGTCACAATGAGAGTCATCGGCGTGAATCAGGAGTTTTTGAGCACCACTTGCATGACCACGTTGCCGACATCCCGGCACCGGTCAATCACCTTTTCGATCAACTCGTATAAGTCCCGCAGGACCATGGCGCGCAAGGGCTCGTATTTGCCTTCGTAGAGTTCACGCAGGAAGCCGTTGATCACCTTGTCCGCCTCCCCTTCGACGTTGCGTAGTTTGTCGTTGAGTTGCTTCATGGTTTCCATGTCATCAATCGCCTTGAGCTGTTCCACCATTTGGTGGACCGTGGCGGTGGCTTTTTCGAGCATCTCGGCTTGTTTGGAAAAATCAACTCCCTCGACGTGCGCTCCGGCCATGAGAAAACGGGTGCCCAGCTTTTCCGCGCTCTTGGGAATCTTGTACAGCCCGCGCGCGATGGCTTCGATGTCCTCGCGCTCCAGGCCGGTGACAAAGGTATGCACCAGTTCTTCGTTGATCTGCTCGAAGATTTTTTT
Coding sequences:
- a CDS encoding inorganic phosphate transporter, whose amino-acid sequence is MTLIVTVIFVALLFNYINGFHDTANSIATVVATKVLSPRQAVMLAAVTNLVGAFHGTAVATTMASGLVDSKIATMSVLCGALIAAIIWNLITWWAGLPSSSSHALVGGLCGACLAAAGNDWSVIIWSIPNAEHWWLGKGILWKVVVPMVISPVLGFVFGFGCMGLLYLLLRNWRPTTVNRTFGKLQLLSAAYMGYSHGTNDAQKTMGIIALALVAATTGGAFHHLPEWLSFLKTPDVPAGESLPIATWIKIVCALTMCAGTAVGGWRIIKTLGHKMVKLHPVHGFAAEATGASVLLAAAHFGMPVSTTHAITTSIMGVGCAKGFNHLRLKVVERIVWAWLLTIPASGLVAYALVLAAKSLGAM
- a CDS encoding DUF47 family protein; the protein is MFSFQQLFGKGDKFQELLQAAAREAHESIRLVIELMESSRGTETLDALALARRMEKKIFEQINEELVHTFVTGLEREDIEAIARGLYKIPKSAEKLGTRFLMAGAHVEGVDFSKQAEMLEKATATVHQMVEQLKAIDDMETMKQLNDKLRNVEGEADKVINGFLRELYEGKYEPLRAMVLRDLYELIEKVIDRCRDVGNVVMQVVLKNS